From Cannabis sativa cultivar Pink pepper isolate KNU-18-1 chromosome 8, ASM2916894v1, whole genome shotgun sequence, a single genomic window includes:
- the LOC115700272 gene encoding uncharacterized protein LOC115700272 has protein sequence MGGIPGGELHVGKFFRDKEYLKMVVGLYAMKKGFDYFVRKSGTTIWYITCKDTDCGWRLRAKKNVFSNMFNVTTFRGKDNCQASPLIVAHLIKDKFATNGSDHLASNIRKDMQKDYMIQISYKKAWRCREKALHLVRGTPEGSYSKLPYYMHILQLRNPSSIMNFVVKDGRFKYCFFLLGPCRRGFRFCRPVVCVDGSFLKTRYGGKMLCAVALDAGNHIFRIDFVVVDSKNHNSWTYSTRKLKEAIADVEKLAFLSDRHQNIVHALETVFPDAHYGACYHHIIMNVNHKFKTDVLTNYIYTSAYKYSKSEFHREFENIRAMNVAIAQYLEEIGFDKWVRSYFLGVHYNVMTSTWAESFNNTTKNARGFLITAVVAFPRSKVQQ, from the coding sequence ATGTAGGAAAGTTTTTTAGAGACaaagaatatttaaaaatggTTGTTGGCTTGTATGCAATGAAGAAAGGGTTTGACTACTTCGTTAGGAAGTCCGGTACTACTATTTGGTACATTACATGTAAGGATACAGATTGTGGGTGGAGATTAAGAGCGAAGAAGAACGTATTTTCTAACATGTTTAATGTGACTACATTTCGAGGAAAAGATAACTGTCAAGCATCACCTTTGATAGTTGCGCAtctaattaaggataagttcGCAACTAACGGCTCGGATCATTTGGCCTCTAATATAAGGAAAGATATGCAAAAGGATTACATGATCCAAATAAGTTATAAAAAGGCTTGGAGGTGCAGAGAGAAGGCACTACACCTAGTTCGAGGTACACCTGAAGGTTCATACTCGAAATTACCTTATTACATGCACATCCTACAGTTGAGAAATCCAAGTAGCATCATGAATTTTGTGGTAAAGGATGGTCGCTTTAAGTATTGTTTCTTCCTTCTGGGTCCTTGTAGGCGTGGGTTTAGGTTTTGCCGACCTGTTGTATGCGTTGATGGTTCTTTCTTGAAGACTAGGTATGGTGGGAAAATGTTATGTGCAGTGGCACTAGATGCAGGCAACCATATTTTTCGGATAGATTTCGTTGTAGTTGACAGCAAAAACCATAATTCTTGGACCTATTCTAcgagaaaattgaaagaagcGATTGCTGATGTTGAGAAATTAGCCTTCTTGTCTGATAGGCATCAAAACATTGTTCATGCTTTGGAGACCGTGTTCCCTGATGCACACTACGGTGCATGCTACCACCACATTATTATGAACGTCaaccacaagttcaagactgatGTCTTGACAAATTATATTTACACAAGTGCCTACAAGTATTCAAAATCAGAGTTTCACAGAGAATTTGAGAACATTCGAGCAATGAATGTTGCAATTGCACAATATCTTGAGGAAATTGGATTTGATAAATGGGTTCGGTCGTACTTTCTAGGGGTACATTACAATGTAATGACGAGTACCTGGGCTGAGAGCTTCAACAACACAACTAAGAACGCAAGAGGCTTTTTGATCACTGCTGTTGTAGCATTCCCGAGGTCAAAAGTCCAACAGTGA